The genome window GTACAAGTTGCCCGTTGCCTTAACTTTTATCTgtgattaaaaaagtaaaaattatatttttaacgttaCTTTGGGCTTTGGAGCGGAATTATCTTTAATTTGATATGGACTCATGCATTAAATCGAAGAAGAAAaacgtaagtttttttaataagtaatgcTCTATAATTCTAAcagaattaaaatcaaaagctCTGGAGTCTACATTATcccttttatttatcttttaatattatcaattatttactttttactattattaaaaaaaaaacttaaagttttCAAGTAATTAAGCCATGAATTATTCTTCTTTTGTAACATTGAAAGAATTATGaatttgttaactttattgtttGATTGTAAAGGACGAATATAATCATAATTAatccatattttattttgattaataagtgaaacattttttaatagttttagtgAGTTTACaagttatttgtaaataatttaattgcaacTTTTAGAAAAATTGTTAGTTTGACTCaacaaaaattttttcaaGCATCATAATATAGTTTTAGAATTATCTGATATCGAAGTAGGAACTAATGGTggaagttattatttttaattttattgtgcCAGTTTTGGAACCTATCGGTGGTTTTCAAaaagatatgtaatttaattgagAGATTTACTGCACGGCAATTATCTTGTTACTCAGGAGTTAAAACTGTGGAAACTCACTGTTGGTTCACACATTTGGTCTGAAGAAAATGCAgcgataaaattatatttaaaaggaaTGCTATACAAGTCTTTCGAAAATCGgtcgtaattaaatatttaaaattttcctaaatatataatttttttgaaggCAATGAAGAACGATCAAATCATCGAATCCGAAAATATTgaactttcaaatattaagCATCCTTTACAAAATACGTGGAGTTTTTGGATGTACACAAATACAAGCAAAGATTGGAGTGAGAACCTTGTAGAGGTGATGACGTTTGACACGGTAGAAGATTATTGGAGGTCAGTTTAATGAATTTGTGTGATTCTCTTTATAACGAACAGACTTATTCGCAAAGCATTGAAAAACATTGTGCGTTACTGgtttgtaacaatttaaggtatttgttttttaaaataagtaacaaactattttttagcATATATCATCATGCGAAAACACCTTCGGAGTTACCAATAGGGCAAGACTATGCAGTGTTCAAGAAGGGTATCCGGCCGATGTGGGAAGACCCCGCCAACGAGCAGGGCGGCCGCTGGCTGCTCACACTTGACAGGAAGCGCGACGCAGAACTTGACAATATCTGGCTGTATCTggttaatacattttcatacaTTGGACAGTTTTTGATAcacttatacaaaatatatagtcctcccttttatactttttgaGAAAGCAGAgacaacaatgttttaatacgCGTTACGCTGGTAGTGCGTCGGGCGGTGGAATTTCACGGTAATAATATGCGAACATAGctcaatatataatattatcttacttataaatgcgaatgtttagctggttggatggatggatggatattttgGATCTCGATTGTTATAGatgtagtcgcgggcgacagctagtcatcatataaattaaaagcctCAAAGCGAATGGAATTTTTGGTCTTAATAAGCTCGCACGgactttatttatacttatttatttatttaagctttgtacacaatattataatttttgagaCATTGACGAGACGGTGACGTACTGGGAAGCTTAACTCTAAAAGAGTTATGTTTAGTGGGTAATAACTAtatgtgtgtacaagtaagtCGTCataagtacatatatattgtTCAATATACGTATATGAATTTATACTTATTAGGAGAGTATATCTCTTAGCTGTAAATACAAATGTCACCATATTTCGGTTCACGACACTATGTCacggtatttttataaattaaactcatagttataaatttagGTTCTGATGCTGATCGGCGAAAACCTACCACACGGGGAAGAAATCTGTGGCGTTGTGGTTAATGTACGACCCAAATGTAAAGTTGGTGAGTTGGTAAGCATTATTTGTTTTCAACTTGTATTTACTTACTAAAAAGTATTGAAAAAACTGCCTTGTATAGGTGTTTGGGTGAcgaacttaaaacaaaaatcggCAAACTTGGAGATTGGTCAAAAGTTAAAGGAGCAGCTGCCGACAAATATAAGGCTTTGTCTACACTCACATAACTCGAACCAGCAAATTTATTCCTTGTAGAACTGTCGAAATATGCggaatattttatcatatgtACATTGATgtaagtatgtatatatatacgttacgtttatttaataaatattgaaatgtagAATAACTTAAATGCGCCGTgatgtatttttacaatataaaaaaaaataacacgttAAAAATCCTTTTCACAGACTTCTCGCGTAGACTATCTCGTCCACTGTGTAGCCAAATGTGTAAGATAAACATGACATTGGCCATtgatatattcattttattaaaacaggTGTAATTGTCGTTCAAATTATCttccaaatttattttcttatactgAGATATGCATGCAAAAGaggttcttttaatttttaaaacattgattgaagttcaattattataaaaaatgcgtTTGAACAACGTTTGCAACATACTATAAAGATAAGTAAACATACATaatcaaattgtttaatttccaTCTTACGTATTGATTGTGaattatagttattaatagTGTAGGTATTAAAGACTCATATGATCCTATaaagtttcatttataaaataaatttggattacataataaatgcgttttattttatttttatccataCCCCTTTTCCGAATTTCTGAAGGCAGAgttgtgaaaaatattttgaatatattttatttcagcatAATTACAGCTACATAGTTCAAATAATCATCTTGTAAACTATTCTTAAAGTTGTAGTTTACgtagtaaaaaaagttattttttcttaagcAAAACATATACGTAAGTGTACCTTTAGTAAAAGCGTATTTTCTAGTTAAAGATATGATAAATCGAATGTAAAtgtcactaatattataaatgtgaatgtttagatgtatggatggagaaaggatgtttgtttgaagatatctccagaacagttCAACgaatgttgatgaaatttttcacagatgtagaacatagtctggaagaacacatagactacttattaagattttttaaaaccgCACGGACAGAGTAAACAGACagctaataatttataaaattaaaactactgATAATATGTGGCTATTAGCaataatttaatggaaataattttctttaacaatcCTATGATAACAATAAGTCCTAtgacaaatatacaaattaatgatgtcttaatataaaatagaaagattatcgaaatttttaaacatttataaggGACAAAACAAATCGTTTTTATATctagattataaaatgttgcagGTTCTTGAATTAGTTTGGTTCCTTATTTCTGTTTCGACTCTTTCCTCTACTTTGTGCACGGCCTCCTCCGCGGTGTCCAGTCCTTTGTGGACGTTTTCTGACAAATTGCAAAACAAATTgatgtatcaaaaatatttagtggTTTGAATAAGGGTGAAATAACAAACTTCTATACTAATCACTTCTTAATTCAATTTCAGTTGCTATTTTACTctatgaataattattaaagaaactATGTGAATTgaatcaagtatttttttctgcCAAAATGGAATTAAATAGTCTTTTTGCTTACCTATAACTTTCTCTTCTATAACTTTTCCTTTACCCATACAGGAATTCTCTTTCTCTCTGATTGATTGAAAGAGACGTGCAAAGCGACCTTTTTCCTCGAGTTTATTTTCAACTACTACGTCTTCATTATGGGTGTCTTCATTTGAATCGATATGATCTTCACTTCTTACTATGGGCATTACTGCTTGTGTTTTAGTTTTACCAGCTTGAGGGCTAGATTTGTCGGAAGCACAAAGAATCGTCTCGTTTTCAGACTGTCCCGTTTCACTCTTCTGACCATCATCACTATGGGTGCTCAAATTAGGGCTCATTTGTGTTATATCTGGTATATGGAGCAAATCTTGTATAATCGGCGATTTTGGAGGCGGCGAGTTTGCTATTTCTGACGTTTTATCAGGTATTTCAAGCGTTGTCTTTTCGTCATTATGAAATGGATTTAATTTTGCTTCCGTCTTTTGTATAATGTCTTCAACTACTTCCATTTTTAATACTGTGTCTTTCTCTAAATTGTGAATGACATCTTCAATTCCTTGCTTAGATTCATCAATAAGTTTATCTGGGTTTCGTAATATGTCCTTTGTTTCGATTTCTAAAAGCGCTGGCGATGGCGTTCCTTCTATTTCAGCTTTTACTACCGAACTCGAATGCATGTCATCTTTGTTTATGTCCGGTATTCCGTGTGTACTACCAGTTTCATCAAGGTCGTTTATGTTGACGATATGTGAACCGCTCACGTTCGCTTCTAATGAATCTATCGATCCGATTTCTTCGTGATTGTTTGCATTCACAGTGTCCGTGTGGTTTTCATTGTAGTTGGAATTCAGAACGTCACCAGGCAACATATCGCCGATTTTTTGCCCAGGTATTTTTTGTAGCGGCGGTAATtcgattaaagatattttttggGTTTGCTCTTGGGATGTACTTAATCCGTTGTTCAGTAAATCGTCGTGTGAACTCTTGGTGGCAGTGAGTAGCGTGTGGCAGCCGCCGCAAGACACGTTGTCGACGATGTAGCCGTCCATGGCGGTGACCCGCTTGGGCGTGTATTGATTAGGTACTGCTTCGTTCGAGTTATTGACGTCCTCCGCCTCCTCTAAACACAGTTTGTTGTGTCGCGACTCACCGCACGTGTAAAGTAGACCGTTATCTGTAATGAATTCGTGATACtgatacattaatattaatacattatataaatgaaaactgttttaatttttttttttaaatctatataaaatcgGTGTGtttaagaaattgtttttcatGGGTATTTAAACCCCATAAAGGAAATTAACTGCGATTACCCGCGGTGATACAAAAGGTGCGATAGCATAAAGGCATAATTTAACTCATTGATATAACTCTATTTTTAGAACTGAAACATTTTATGATgacttaaaatttcaaaataaagtagataatttactgacaaataattattactgaaACACTTCTGaacaactaaaatttaaattggttttcGGTATTTGTTGAGcatttttttaggtttttattttcttttaagaacTTCATTTCCATGCCATGCAGGTGTAAAATTAATGACTGCTGTCAGTAACccctatatttatttgtaatttaacaaatgcatgtaatttaaaaacagcTAACcgattgttaatttttaccattaaaatttaaaaagtaaatacaaattCTTGTAGACTGCACAGAAGATTTTGTTCCCTAAACATAATAGCGGTTAAATCGGGTCGAAAATTTACTACAAATCTTGTTCTATGTTTTTACGTTAATGTGACTTTTACTAAAGACTAACAAAGACTCAACATTAACAGTGACAAAACTCACCTGTGACAAAAGCCGTATGCATCGCACCGCAAGCCACTAGCTTCAGCTGGTACCCATCGAACATTTTCTCCATGTCTATCTCGGTGGGGGTGGTGACATTTTCTACTTCCTGCGGCATCCCCAGCTGACCCTTCTCATTAGAACCAAATGCCAAGATCTGACTCTCGTCCATAGACAATAGAAAGGTGTGGTTGGCGCCGCAACACGCGCTCTTGATCGGTACATTAAGTGGAAGCACCTCCGGGGAGTATATCGTAGTGGCTGTGTTGGGGATACCGAGCTTTTGATTCTCATTATCGCCCGTTACGAAAACTGCACCCTTTTCTGTAAGAAAAtatcgttaattaaaataggatTGAAGAAACACTGCTAATTTTGATGAATTCATTGGTGAGGCCCTACATCCAGCAATGTACTGATGATGATTCCAAATATTCGCTGACACGCTGGTagagatttattaaatattggcTTTGAATCTTCTTTCTAGTAATTAAACTTTGCACCGTaaataagttgttttatttgatgGTTACCGGTAATAAAAACTGTGTGATAGTATCCGCACTCCACGAAGGCGATGCGCTCCATGAACTTGAGTTCGGTGAGGCGGCTGCAGCTGCGCATGCCCTCGCCCACTCCCAGTTGGCCCTCAGAGTTCGACCCGCACACGAACACTCTCCCATCCTCTGTATACACATTCGATGAAGTTATTTCCAACCTATTAACATTGGTGCTGGTCAAAGTGACTAGAAGAGAAATATTAAGTATGACCTGTGAGTATGGCGGTGTGGCTGCTGCCGGCGGAGACTTGTCGCACGGGCGCGGGCGTGGATTCCAGCTCGACGAGGTGCGGTACATTCCGCGGCTCCGTGTCGCCTGCGCCCAGCTGGCCTTCCTCGTTGCAGCCCACAGTGTAAATCGCGTTCGTATCTTGACATATTAATAGTTATTGACGTTAAAAGAttgattactatttttaaatctctaaAACTTCAGAAGAAGACAATAGAAGTAGGACTAGGTAGGTAGAAAAAAAGACTtctaactgaaaaaaaaacgaaacctattttaattatatataatgaaaGTTTATTGTTACCTGTAACGAAGACGGTATGGGCGCGTCCGCAGGCGACGAACATGGCGCGCTGGGGCTTGAGCCACTTAACACAACTGGGCCGCGTCGCCTCCTCGCGGTGGCCCAGCCCCAGCTGTCCCCAAGCGTTTCCCCCGAACACGAACACGCGGCCATTCTCTGTACAACACAGACACAGTGAACTGAAGCACCAAAACTTTGCTGTTTCCTATCAACCAGGACTAGGGAATCATAGAAGCAACAACTTACAATACGAAATCATTGCCTTATCCTAAAGTTCAATGTAATACGCGATAACTACGGTCAGTCTGACAAAACTGCAAGGGCAGAGAAGAACAacaaagtacaaaataattacaaaaaatgttgTGCAGCATATTATAGTCTTACGCTCTTTAGTGTTTTAGGGACttaatgtttgaaaatatttatttagcttaATGCAAGCTATaccatttttaatgaatatggTTTGCTAAACGAAATCCAGCTTAATTAAATTCAGATTTATCGGCATAACTTAAGTTCCACATATGCGAAACTG of Papilio machaon chromosome 6, ilPapMach1.1, whole genome shotgun sequence contains these proteins:
- the LOC106710936 gene encoding eukaryotic translation initiation factor 4E1, producing the protein MKNDQIIESENIELSNIKHPLQNTWSFWMYTNTSKDWSENLVEVMTFDTVEDYWSIYHHAKTPSELPIGQDYAVFKKGIRPMWEDPANEQGGRWLLTLDRKRDAELDNIWLYLVLMLIGENLPHGEEICGVVVNVRPKCKVGVWVTNLKQKSANLEIGQKLKEQLPTNIRLCLHSHNSNQQIYSL
- the LOC106710962 gene encoding secretion-regulating guanine nucleotide exchange factor; translated protein: MADDIPDTGAVFTFGKSRFADNEPSHFFIKNDPVVAISCGDEHSAVICQNGRVFVFGGNAWGQLGLGHREEATRPSCVKWLKPQRAMFVACGRAHTVFVTDTNAIYTVGCNEEGQLGAGDTEPRNVPHLVELESTPAPVRQVSAGSSHTAILTEDGRVFVCGSNSEGQLGVGEGMRSCSRLTELKFMERIAFVECGYYHTVFITEKGAVFVTGDNENQKLGIPNTATTIYSPEVLPLNVPIKSACCGANHTFLLSMDESQILAFGSNEKGQLGMPQEVENVTTPTEIDMEKMFDGYQLKLVACGAMHTAFVTDNGLLYTCGESRHNKLCLEEAEDVNNSNEAVPNQYTPKRVTAMDGYIVDNVSCGGCHTLLTATKSSHDDLLNNGLSTSQEQTQKISLIELPPLQKIPGQKIGDMLPGDVLNSNYNENHTDTVNANNHEEIGSIDSLEANVSGSHIVNINDLDETGSTHGIPDINKDDMHSSSVVKAEIEGTPSPALLEIETKDILRNPDKLIDESKQGIEDVIHNLEKDTVLKMEVVEDIIQKTEAKLNPFHNDEKTTLEIPDKTSEIANSPPPKSPIIQDLLHIPDITQMSPNLSTHSDDGQKSETGQSENETILCASDKSSPQAGKTKTQAVMPIVRSEDHIDSNEDTHNEDVVVENKLEEKGRFARLFQSIREKENSCMGKGKVIEEKVIENVHKGLDTAEEAVHKVEERVETEIRNQTNSRTCNIL